One Methylocaldum marinum DNA window includes the following coding sequences:
- a CDS encoding HAD-IIA family hydrolase: MTLNDIRALIIDMDGVLWEGDRPMPGLVEFFESLRTRGIRFVLATNNASNTPEQYVAKLARMGVGVDREQVIGSGLAAALYLKQHAPPGAKVFPIGEDGVCRALLENGFRLAELYEKDADYVVCGLDRTLSWDKLATATLNLRAGAKFIGTNPDTSLPTEHGLTHGNGAVLAALQAATGVEPTIIGKPEPIMYRLAMERLQVPPEQTVALGDRLDTDILGAVRAGIRSILVLSGISTRAHLADLDYAPTWIMKDIRDVIEAIQ; this comes from the coding sequence ATGACACTCAACGACATTCGCGCCTTGATTATCGATATGGATGGCGTGCTCTGGGAGGGTGATCGCCCGATGCCCGGATTGGTGGAATTTTTCGAGAGCTTGCGCACACGCGGAATTCGGTTTGTTTTGGCAACCAATAATGCCAGCAATACGCCGGAACAGTATGTCGCCAAGCTTGCCCGCATGGGCGTCGGCGTCGACCGGGAGCAGGTGATCGGATCCGGTCTCGCCGCCGCGCTGTATCTCAAGCAACATGCCCCGCCCGGGGCCAAGGTGTTCCCCATCGGCGAGGACGGCGTCTGCCGGGCTCTTCTTGAAAACGGCTTTCGCCTGGCGGAACTCTATGAAAAGGATGCCGATTATGTGGTCTGCGGGCTGGATCGCACGCTGTCCTGGGACAAGCTTGCCACCGCCACGCTGAACCTGCGCGCCGGGGCCAAATTCATCGGCACGAATCCGGATACCTCGCTGCCGACCGAGCACGGGCTCACCCACGGCAACGGCGCCGTGCTGGCGGCCTTGCAGGCGGCCACCGGCGTGGAGCCCACCATCATCGGCAAACCCGAGCCGATCATGTATCGACTCGCGATGGAGCGTCTCCAGGTGCCGCCGGAACAAACCGTGGCCCTGGGCGATCGCCTGGATACCGACATTCTCGGCGCGGTGCGTGCCGGCATTCGAAGCATTCTGGTGCTGTCGGGCATCTCCACGCGGGCGCACCTGGCCGATCTCGACTATGCGCCGACCTGGATCATGAAGGATATTCGCGACGTCATCGAAGCGATTCAATAA